Genomic DNA from Gimesia aquarii:
GTTTGCTGGGGCTAATAAAACTGCCTACTTAAGTATGTCGTTCAAAATGATGCCGATCTTCCATGAGATATTAACGAAGAAGGAAAAGTATTTTGTGTTACAGTCAGGGAGTGTCGTTTAATTCCGGATCAACTCGGAATACGGGGGCGCGTTTTTCAAGAAAGGCCTGGATGCCTTCGTGATAGTCGGGACCATAATAGACTTTCCGTCGCAGCCCATGAATGTACTCGAACTGCGATGCACTAAGTGGTACGGCCTGACTGAGCATGTTCAGCGTTGTTTTGGCAACGGCAATCGATGCCGCTGATCGAGACGCGATGGTCCGCGCTATTTCATAGGTTTGGCTTTCCAATTCTGCATGGGGCACGATTTGATTGACCAGTCCGGCTCGCTCGGCCCGCTCTGCCGTCAGCAGGTTGGCCGTGAAGAACAGCTCTTTGACAATGTTAAGAGGTAGCCTGGAAAGAAAGCTTTGGAATCCCGATGCATTATACGGGAGTCCCAGTTTGGCAGGGGTGATTGCGAAGGCACAGGTTTCATCAGCGAGAACCAGATCGCAATTCATAATCAGGTCACACGCGCCTCCCCAGACGGAGCCGTGCACCATCGCGATCACAGGGGCGGGAAAACTGCGTACAGCCCGTAGCAGCTTTTCGAGCGGATCATCGTAAGGGAGTGGGTCTGTATCCGCCTGCGGGAGTTCATCCACATCATGACCGGCTGACCAGACTTTTTCGAAGGTCGCTGCCCGCAGCACTACGGCGCGCGTGCCATTTTGTTGCATTGTCTTAAGGGCTGATAACACTTCGGTGATCAGATCGGCACTCAAAGCGTTTCGCTTCTGATAGTTGTTGAACACAATCGTTCCAATTCGATCTTCATTGCTGACTGTGATAAAAGACATGGTCCACCTCAAATTAGAGTCACGCGTTTTGCGGCTGCGGTCAGTTCATCTCGAAAATCAGGATGAGCGATGCTGATCAATGCTTCGGCCCGTTCCTTGGTTGATTTGCCTCTCAAATTGACAATGCCGTGCTCAGTGCAGACGTATTCCACATCCATCCGCGGGTCTGTCACCATGCCGACCTTGGGCACGATTGTCGAGAGCGTTCCTTTGCGTGCCGTCGATTGCAATGCGATGATGGATTTTCCCCCTTTCGACAGGGAGGCTCCCTTTACAAAATCATACTGGCCACCGGAGCCACTGTATTCATGCTCTCCGATAAACTCGGCATTCACCTGGCCGTACAGATCGATTTCGATAGCCGTGTTGATGGAGACAAAGTTGTCATGTTGTGAGATGACACGGATATCGTTGACATAAGATGAGGGATAACTTTCGAACGCTGCGTTATCGTTCATGAACGCGTATGATTCTCTGGTTCCGAAAGCGACCGTGAAGACATGTTTAAAGGGATGCAGCGTTTTCTTTTTCCCGGTAATCACTCCTTTACGGATCAGGTCGGCCATGCTGGGAGAAAACAGTTCCGTGTGAATTCCCAGGTCTTGATGATTGCTCAATGCCTCGGCAACCCCCGAAGGCACACGTCCAATGCCCAGCTGGATCGTTGCACCATCAGGGACCAATGGTGCGATCAAAGCACCAATGGCACGGCCTGCTTCCGAAGTTTCAGCCACTCCTGCCTCAATGAGTGGTACATGATTTTCCACAATGGCCTCGACTTCACTGACATGAATCTGTGATTGCCCGAATACTCGAGGCATGTTTTGATTGACCTCAACGAGCAGACGCCTGCAATGCCGTGCAGCGGTGGAAGCGAAATCGTTGTTCGTACCCAGAGAGAAGTAGCCGCCCCCATCCATGGGACTGACTGTAACCAGAAACGTATCGAGATCGATGATTTCTTTGAACAGCCGAGGAAGGTCGCTGAAGTGTACGGGGACAAAACTCATCACCTTGTGACCTGTCTGCTGCTGGTCTTTGATAATCTGGTGTTCGGTGCCGCTCAGGAAGAAACAGTGGGGGTCAATTTTTTCCCTGACGCCTTCCACCAGAAGTGAGTCGCTAATCGGCTGCATTCCGATCTTATAGTAAAAGCGAATCGATTTGAGGCCATTCGTTCGCAGGCGATCTCCCAGCGCCGCTACCAGTGCGGGCGGTTGTCCGATTGCCATACCAGCCGAGACGGTCTCACCTTCTGAAATCAGTGCGACTGCTTCAGCAGTACTTTTGAGTTTTGCAGTATACAGATCAGCGGCGTCCATTCCCCACGGCCCTTTTACGGAATAAGAATCTATACGAGACCATTGAATACAAGAGGACTTTCGCGTT
This window encodes:
- the scpB gene encoding methylmalonyl-CoA decarboxylase gives rise to the protein MSFITVSNEDRIGTIVFNNYQKRNALSADLITEVLSALKTMQQNGTRAVVLRAATFEKVWSAGHDVDELPQADTDPLPYDDPLEKLLRAVRSFPAPVIAMVHGSVWGGACDLIMNCDLVLADETCAFAITPAKLGLPYNASGFQSFLSRLPLNIVKELFFTANLLTAERAERAGLVNQIVPHAELESQTYEIARTIASRSAASIAVAKTTLNMLSQAVPLSASQFEYIHGLRRKVYYGPDYHEGIQAFLEKRAPVFRVDPELNDTP
- a CDS encoding acetyl-CoA hydrolase/transferase family protein, which translates into the protein MDAADLYTAKLKSTAEAVALISEGETVSAGMAIGQPPALVAALGDRLRTNGLKSIRFYYKIGMQPISDSLLVEGVREKIDPHCFFLSGTEHQIIKDQQQTGHKVMSFVPVHFSDLPRLFKEIIDLDTFLVTVSPMDGGGYFSLGTNNDFASTAARHCRRLLVEVNQNMPRVFGQSQIHVSEVEAIVENHVPLIEAGVAETSEAGRAIGALIAPLVPDGATIQLGIGRVPSGVAEALSNHQDLGIHTELFSPSMADLIRKGVITGKKKTLHPFKHVFTVAFGTRESYAFMNDNAAFESYPSSYVNDIRVISQHDNFVSINTAIEIDLYGQVNAEFIGEHEYSGSGGQYDFVKGASLSKGGKSIIALQSTARKGTLSTIVPKVGMVTDPRMDVEYVCTEHGIVNLRGKSTKERAEALISIAHPDFRDELTAAAKRVTLI